AACCCTTAGAGCCTGAAGCGCAGCAGCTGCGCTCGCAGGTGCCAATGCGGCGGAAAACATAAAAGTGCGGGCTTTGTGACGCAACCATTCGATAACCTCTGAAGAAGCACAGATGAAGCCCCCTTGGCTAGCAAGAGATTTTGAGAATGTTCCCATGATGATGTCTGCAGGTAGGCCAAAGTTTGCTGCCGTACCCTTGCCTTTTGGACCTACAACGCCAAGCCCGTGAGCATCGTCGACGTAAGTCCTTGCATTGTACTTTTTGGCCAACTCATGAATCTTATTGTAGGGAGCTAGGCGGCCAGTCATGCTAAACACGCCATCCGTGATGATCAGCTTTCCCGCTTCAAGCGGTAGGGCTTGTAACTTTTCTTCTAAATCGGCCATGTTCAGGTGGTCGAACACGATGATTTTCGAGCGAGTCAGCTTGCATCCTTCAATGATACAAGCATGGTTCTCTGAGTCGCTGAGTATGTAATCATCTCGCCCAACGAAAGAAGAAATAGCACCTTCATTGGCCATATAGCCTGATGCGAAAACGAGAGCATCGTCGGTTCCATAAAACGACGCTAACTCCGACTCAAGTTCTTCATGAAGCGCGAGGTTTCCGTTGAGGAATCGAGAACCCGTGCAACCCGTTCCCCAAGTTTGAAGTGCTTGGGTCGCTGCAGAAATCACTCTTGGATCGTGGGTAAGGCCCAGGTAGTTGTTGGATCCCATCATGACAAGTTCGGCACCTTGATAATGGATATTGTTTCCTTTGCTGCCGTCAATTCTTCTGAAGAACGGATAAAGATCCGCCTGTTTAAGAATTCGAACTAAGCCCAAGCCTTTTGTTTTTTCAAATAAATCCATACAGGAGAGTCCTCGCAAAACTTCATGTTAGGGCCAATTGAGTTCAGACTCAACTTGAAATTGGTTCTAGATTGGGTCCACCTTTGTAGATTCGGTAGACCTTATTGTGCTTACCGCCCATAGCCTTTGAGAGTTCTTTCATTGGCCCATTATTAGAGAGAACCCAGCTTATTTCTGCGCTTATATATCCACACTCGTAACCTCGTAGGGCCATATCGCGTGTCAGTAAGCTTCCTATGCCGAGCCCGTGATGGCTTTTTAACACACCCAAGGCGTATCCTCGGGCCTCACTGATTTGATTTCTTTTCGTTAGAAAGTTCCAAAGAAGCCTTGGCCCTAATCCGCCGCGAGAAGTTTTTATCAGTCTGTTGTAGTTGGGAAGCATTATTAGACATCCCACTTCTTTGCCGTCCTTTATAGCAAAAGACACAACGCGAGGATCGACGAAAAATTTAAGTAGAGACACCATTTCATTGACTTGGTCTTGCAGGAATTCTTCAAAGCCCCAATTGTTAGATAGTGCGTCGTTAAAGATGCGAGCAATCCGATAAGCTTCAGCGCGCAGTTCTTTCTTATCGAGGCATCGAATGCTTACCCCGCTGCTCGTTGCAAGCTCTGAGTTTTCTCGAATGGCTTCAGAAGCGACTATCGAAGCGCCGTTTTCAACTTGATAGGTAAATAGATCCATCGCCGGCCCTAAACCTGCAGATTTCAGTAGATGATCGTACTCTGGAGGATTGTACGACATTAAAAAGAACGGATCTCTATCAAAACCTTCAACTAGTACCCCGACGTAAGGATCTTCAACGCGAAAATGAAAGGGACCCATCACCTCATATTCCGGAAAAGCTTTTCGCCCCGCATTTATAAGTGCCGCACTGACGTCGGTGCGATCTGGCCGACACTCAAAGAATCCAAAATGGAGTCGCTCTAAACCATTTTTCTTGTGGATCTTAAATCCTATTCGGCCGAGCAGTCCCGTGTCGTCATAGGCGAAGAAAAGCTTCCTATTGTTTGAATCTAGATTGCCCAACATAGAGCGAACGTGAAGTTTGAGGGGATGAACATATTTCGGGTAGACTTTTGGGTCATATATCGCTTTTGGTACATCGAGAAACTTCTTAAGCTCGCTTCGTCTTTTTACTTCGACGAGATTCATGATTCGACCCCTCTTCGCACGTCATTTCGGTTAAGAGCTATGTACCAGTGCCATATACCGTTTGGCAATAGGCCCCCACCTATAGATATATAGTAATCGTCACAATATTCATCGCCACTAAATCGCATGGTAGTATCGACTGGCAAAAGCTAGCTCCACTTAATCCGGTAGATAATACATAACAGAGCTTTGCTCAAACAAAGATTTTATGCTTCTATAGTGGGTAATGGATTTACGACATGTCAGGTTGCTCCGCGGAATTTTTGGCAAGCTTTTGTTGAAGAAGAATATTCAACTGCAGTTACTTGTGCCTATGGCTTTGACCATCGGTTGCATGGCCCCTTTGGAAATGAGCTACGGGTCCGAAGTTAAACCCAAGCTCTACTGGAAGTGTCAAAATAAACAAGCCGTAAGAACACTGCGAATAATACAGGATCAAGAAAGCAAGGAATGGGTCCTTTTTTACACGAAAGTCGGCAAGGATTCCGAAGTCGCCCGAGGCCGCTATTATGAATTTGTCCGAAATATATTTGAAAACGTCAAAGGTAACCTGATTGAAAGCGGATGGGATTGCAGGGATATAACAGGAGCCAGCATTATCAAGTGAAGCCGTCTTCGCCAAGCAAAGTCGAGAGACTGACTGTAGCGACAGTGCAAATGACGTCCGTCCCAGACGTTGTAAAAAACCTCAAGCAGATAGAATATACTCTGGCAAAGCTTAAACGCGAAAGTGTCGACTTAGTATGCTTTCCGGAAGTTTGTCATCAAATCAGGGAATCGAAACAGGAACTTTTTGTTTTTGAAGAAGAGGACGTTTGGTTTACCCGCTTGAGCGAGTTGGCCCTCGAGGGAAAGTTTGCCATTCACCTTGGGTCCGTTGCTCTAAAGCAAGGCGATCAAACATTCAATTCGTCAGTATGGGTGACTGACGAAGGTAAGATCAGCTTTCCTTATCAAAAAATTCATCTTTTTGATTTAGATATTCCTGGGCAAATTACCCTCATGGAGTCTGACGTGTTTTCCCCCGGATCAACCCCGAGTACGACCGAGGTCAAGGGTTGGCACCTAGGGCTTTCCATTTGCTACGATTTACGGTTCTCGGAGCTGTATTCAAGGTATGCCGAAAAAGAAGTTGATTTAGTCATGATACCAAGCGCTTTTACAGTGCCAACTGGCGCTGCTCACTGGGATATCTTAGTAAGAGCAAGAGCCATTGAATCTCAATGCTTTGTAGTAGCTGCCGCTCAATGTGGAAAGCATCATGCGACTCGCGCTTCTTACGGCCATAGTCTAGTTGTTGATCCCTGGGGTGAAGTCATTTGGAGAGCCTCTCAAGATCAACCTGCAGTGGGAATCTTTTCTCTGGATAGCTCGAAGATTGCAGAAGTTCGAAAACGCCTACCTATGGCTAGGCACAGACGGCTCAATTTTAGAAACTGACCCTCCGATAAGATTAACATGAGAATGTACCTGATTTGTGTGTTAGTGACCACGCTGTCGCCGCTGATTTCGTACTCCCAGGAGGTGTTACCTATTGCTCCAGAGCGGGGTGATGGCTGGGATAACATGGCGCCCGTATTCTTTGCTTCTTCGACGGAAAAAGAACCCTCGCTACATGACAACGAAAAGAAGGCAGAGGCAGTAGCTGGTGGCGATGAAAAACCATCCTCTGCAATAAAGAACCCACGTCAGGCCTTAAAGCAAGATTCGAAATCGAGGGCTCTTTCTTCTGTTAAAAACAAAAAGAACACGAAAAAATCGTCATCAAAAAAGCCATCAAAACTTCAAAAAAAATATGTAAAGAGTAAGCGCCTTGATAAGAAAAAAGAATCGCCTCGAGCTAGAAAGCCGGTTTCCAAGAAGGGGAGATCAAAATGAAAACAGCATTCAGCTATTCTCGTTTTGTCACTTTGATGGTTCTGTTTCTCGGTATGTTGATAGTCTCGAGTTTACAAGCCGAAGAATTCCTCATAAAAGCGGAGCGGCATCCTGATGCACAGGAGAGAACATACTTGGGCGGGTCAGAAGAATCCGATCTTAAAGTTCAGGAAAGTCTCAAATCATCCGTCCGTCGTGAACCGTCATCTGAAGATGTACTAAAAGAAATCGAAGCCGAAGAAGCTCGTCGAAATTAAGCCGCGCGCACCTAAGCGCGTTACCTAACTGCTGCGATTTAGGCGCACAGAATCTCTAGATCCAGATACAGAGGACTCCTAGTAATTTAGCAAAGCTCGATTCAGTTGAATGAGTGCCTGATCCGTTGTAGCGTCGTGTTAAACCATTAATTCCGTTTCGATAGGGGAAGATTGTGTCTACCGAATCTGCAGATCAAAACATTCAACGTGAAGTTATGGAGGCTGATGTAGTCATCGTCGGTGGCGGTGCTGCCGGCTTGAGCGCTGCTATTAGCTTGATGGACCAAATTGCCGCACATAATGAACGGGTAAACTCTGGGAAGTCCAATGAGGCAGTGATTCAAGATCCCATGGTGATAGTGCTTGAAAAAGCCTCCGAAGTGGGAGCACACAGTTTTTCAGGGGCGGTACTTGATCCCTGTGCACTAAAAGAACTTATTCCGGATTATGTTGAGAAGGGTTGCCCGCTAGAAACACCCGTTTCAGAAGAAGCAGTCTACTATCTTGCAAAGAAAAAACACTTCAAGCTACCTGTTGTGCCCCCTCCTTTTAGAAATGAAGGAAATTTCACGATCTCTCTGTCGAAGTTCAATCGCTGGTTGGCTTCAATTGCAGAATCCAAAGGGGTAAATATATTTCCGGGATTTGTAGCAGTGGAGGCTCTCTACGATGAGCAAGACAATGTAATTGGTGTTCAGACTGGGGACAAAGGAAGAGATAAGGACGGCAAACCGAAAGAAAATTTTGAACCAGGCCTTATCATTAAGTCCAAAGTAACTATTTTTGCCGAGGGTACGCGGGGATCGCTTTTTAAGCATGTTGCTACGAGACTGAACCTCTATGAAGGCAAGAACCCTGATGTTTACGAAGAAGGTGTTAAAGAAATCATTCAAATGCCCAAGGGCACGGTAAAGGCCGGGCAAGTGATTCATACGTTAGGTTTTCCACTAAGTAAATCCATTGGTGGAACTTTCATTTATACTCTACCGGAGGATCGCATAGTTGTTGGGCTAGTCGGATATCTCGATACACGCGATCCGCTTTTTGACCCACATAAAGAACTTCAGCGACTCAAAACTCATCCGTTCATCTATAAGATGATTGAGGGTGGGCAAGTAGTCGCCTATGGCGGAAAAACTCTTCCTGCCGGGGGCTGGTATTCAATGCCTAGGCTTTATCATGGCGGCATGTTGGTTTGTGGTGACTCAGCAAGTATGGTTGACGTTCAAAAGCTTAAAGGGATTCACCTGGCTATGAAATCAGGAATGTTGGCAGCAGAGACAGCCATTGCCGCATTGGCTGCAGGCGATTACTCGCGCGGGTTTCTGTACAGTTATGAACAAAAAGTACATGCCAGCTATATAAAAAAGCAGCTCTATCGTGTTCGAAACTTTCATCAAACACTCGGCATCGGAATTTTTGAATCTATGCCCTTAATTGCATTACAAGAGATAACAGGCGGGCGAGGATTGACAGATAAAATGGCCGCAACTGTGGATCGCAGTCACACAGAGCCGCTCGTCGAGGTATGGGGTGCTGAAGGCGCTAATAGCGAAGATGCTTTGCTTCCCAAACCTGATGGGAAGCTGTTCTTTGATAAACTTTCTTCGGTGTACTTGACGGGTACTCAGCATGACGAGAATTCGCCAAACCATTTGAAGGTTTCTGATACGAGTGTTTGCTCAGATGTCTGTTATGAAAAGTTTCATTCTCCATGCAATCACTTTTGCCCTGCGAACGTATACGAAATGGTTCCTGTCGTGGGAGACGAAGAAAAGAAAAGGCTGCAGGTAAACTACACGAACTGCATTCACTGCCAAACGTGTGACCTTAAGTGCCCATTTGACAATATTGACTGGACAGCCCCGGAGGGTGGTGGTGGTCCTCAGTACACAGAAACTTAATTCTTAGTGGGCGCAGATTTTGGTGTCATCGCTTCGCTTCTAACCGCCGTATTGTGGGCGATTGCCGTCATTTTGTACCGTCAGGTCGGCAGATCGATGCCGCCACTCATTCTCAATCTTTCAAAGAATATATTCGCAATACTCATCTTCATACCTGCCTACATTATTTTGGTAAAAACCAATGCAGCGGTGGGCGACTATTCGTTTGTAAGAACCGAGCTATTAGCCTTGTCCTCACGAGATTGGTTCACCATAGCTGTTAGTGGAGTTGTGGGAGTCGCTATTGCAGAAGTTCTCTTTCTAGAGTGTCTGAATCGAGTCGGTGCTGCGATGCAGGCTATCATCGACTGCCTTTATTCTCCGAGCGTGATTTTGGCAGGATACTTAGTGCTCGGAGAGATTGCACCACCTGAAATATTTCCAGGTGTGATGGCCGTCCTAGTGGGTGTATTTTTAGCAGGATTTGAGCCTCCACAAGGTGTCGCTATTAATAGAAGAGAAAAGACGATTGGTTTTATTCTTGGTGGTATCAGCGTCATTCTTCTTGGTTATGCCGCGACGATGGTGAAGCCACTAACAGAAACCGCCGGTGCCATGACAGTAACTCTTGGAAGATTTTTGTTTGGCACTCTTGCGATGTTGATTTGGGTGTTACTTCGCTACGGATTCCGAGGAGTTAAAGTGGCTTTCACTCCTCAAAGAGAGTGGTACATGCTACTTCCGGGGGCTTTTTGTGGCAACGTGCTGGCCACATTTTTTTGGATAGTTGGTTTTCACCTCACTGCGGCTGGTCGCTCGGCAATACTTAACCAGACAACAAGTATATTTATGATTGTCTTCGCGCGCGTTTTCTTGAAAGAGCCAATTACCAAACTTAGAGTTGCGGCGATGGCTATGGCAGCTTCTGGCGCTGCGTGGGTAGGGTGGTACTGGCGCTAGTTAGTTTTCAGTTTTCGTTAAGTGTGATAGTGATCTTGACAAAGTGTTTGCTCCTCACTGAGCAATTGCTGCTGCAAACCTTGCGCGTCGTGAGTTTTTTGAAATGGAGATTTATTTAGGAGTCATTACTTGTCAGACAAATAGAAAGATTAGCATTGATTCGGTAAAATCGTTATTCAATTTTCGCTGTCAAAAAGGAGAGCAGTTTCTGAGTGGCAATCGACCTATGAGATATTTGGTTTTTTTGGGCATCATCTAGTTCTGCCATGGATTTATCAAAACCTTCAGGCACAAAGACGGGATCATACCCAAAGCCGTTCCTACCGGTGGCTTTCTTTGCAATTTGGCCTTTCAGCTCTCCTACGAAGTCGTATCTTTCGCCTT
This portion of the Bdellovibrionales bacterium CG10_big_fil_rev_8_21_14_0_10_45_34 genome encodes:
- a CDS encoding 8-amino-7-oxononanoate synthase, whose protein sequence is MDLFEKTKGLGLVRILKQADLYPFFRRIDGSKGNNIHYQGAELVMMGSNNYLGLTHDPRVISAATQALQTWGTGCTGSRFLNGNLALHEELESELASFYGTDDALVFASGYMANEGAISSFVGRDDYILSDSENHACIIEGCKLTRSKIIVFDHLNMADLEEKLQALPLEAGKLIITDGVFSMTGRLAPYNKIHELAKKYNARTYVDDAHGLGVVGPKGKGTAANFGLPADIIMGTFSKSLASQGGFICASSEVIEWLRHKARTFMFSAALAPASAAAALQALRVLKAEPQLVERVRANAAYLKQSFDQIGLNTMGTQTCVVPIYIGDDETALVVCQQLLKLGVFTTPVLYPAVPRGNSIIRCSVMATHSQKDLDKAVEAVTQLAPIIMRANEKPNHEAMADGLDISPEMSSRLATKFASYGAPTV
- a CDS encoding carbon-nitrogen hydrolase family protein; translated protein: MGLQGYNRSQHYQVKPSSPSKVERLTVATVQMTSVPDVVKNLKQIEYTLAKLKRESVDLVCFPEVCHQIRESKQELFVFEEEDVWFTRLSELALEGKFAIHLGSVALKQGDQTFNSSVWVTDEGKISFPYQKIHLFDLDIPGQITLMESDVFSPGSTPSTTEVKGWHLGLSICYDLRFSELYSRYAEKEVDLVMIPSAFTVPTGAAHWDILVRARAIESQCFVVAAAQCGKHHATRASYGHSLVVDPWGEVIWRASQDQPAVGIFSLDSSKIAEVRKRLPMARHRRLNFRN
- a CDS encoding electron transfer flavoprotein-ubiquinone oxidoreductase — its product is MEADVVIVGGGAAGLSAAISLMDQIAAHNERVNSGKSNEAVIQDPMVIVLEKASEVGAHSFSGAVLDPCALKELIPDYVEKGCPLETPVSEEAVYYLAKKKHFKLPVVPPPFRNEGNFTISLSKFNRWLASIAESKGVNIFPGFVAVEALYDEQDNVIGVQTGDKGRDKDGKPKENFEPGLIIKSKVTIFAEGTRGSLFKHVATRLNLYEGKNPDVYEEGVKEIIQMPKGTVKAGQVIHTLGFPLSKSIGGTFIYTLPEDRIVVGLVGYLDTRDPLFDPHKELQRLKTHPFIYKMIEGGQVVAYGGKTLPAGGWYSMPRLYHGGMLVCGDSASMVDVQKLKGIHLAMKSGMLAAETAIAALAAGDYSRGFLYSYEQKVHASYIKKQLYRVRNFHQTLGIGIFESMPLIALQEITGGRGLTDKMAATVDRSHTEPLVEVWGAEGANSEDALLPKPDGKLFFDKLSSVYLTGTQHDENSPNHLKVSDTSVCSDVCYEKFHSPCNHFCPANVYEMVPVVGDEEKKRLQVNYTNCIHCQTCDLKCPFDNIDWTAPEGGGGPQYTET